A region of Paenibacillus thiaminolyticus DNA encodes the following proteins:
- a CDS encoding carbohydrate ABC transporter permease: protein MKTERKTKGVRTAIRMSPGERIFQALNYFFFAIVSWTTLFPFLNLLAKSLSGEEAVLSGRVSLFPVDIQFGTYAYVLSDAKFMNAFMVSVIITVAGTALGLVMTAIAAYPLSKPRLRGRKFFILMYVFTMLFSGGLIPTYLLMHRLNLIDTLWVLFLPSMISVFNMLIIKNYFESLPDELEESAKMDGASNLTILFRITVPLSLPVFATIALFYAVGFWNDYFASMIYINSPDLKPLQLYLKELLIHSNITYQDGGHVPNIDAVMNSTPQAIQAASILVATLPILLVYPFLQKYFVKGVLIGSVKG, encoded by the coding sequence ATGAAAACCGAGCGCAAGACGAAAGGGGTGCGGACTGCGATCCGCATGTCGCCGGGAGAGCGCATCTTCCAGGCGCTGAACTATTTCTTTTTTGCCATCGTGTCCTGGACGACGCTGTTCCCGTTCCTCAACCTGCTCGCCAAATCGCTAAGCGGCGAAGAGGCCGTGCTGTCCGGACGGGTGTCCTTGTTCCCGGTCGATATTCAATTCGGCACGTATGCGTATGTATTAAGCGACGCCAAATTCATGAACGCCTTCATGGTATCCGTCATCATCACAGTGGCGGGAACCGCCCTGGGGCTCGTCATGACGGCGATCGCCGCTTATCCTCTGTCCAAGCCGCGGCTGCGCGGGCGGAAATTTTTCATTCTCATGTACGTATTCACGATGTTGTTCAGCGGCGGTCTCATTCCGACGTATCTGCTTATGCACCGGCTTAACCTTATCGATACGCTATGGGTTCTCTTCCTGCCGAGCATGATCAGCGTGTTCAATATGTTAATCATTAAAAATTACTTCGAATCGCTTCCCGACGAACTGGAGGAATCGGCCAAGATGGACGGGGCATCCAATCTGACGATACTGTTCCGCATTACCGTTCCGTTATCTTTGCCGGTGTTCGCCACGATTGCGCTCTTCTATGCGGTCGGCTTCTGGAACGATTATTTCGCTTCCATGATTTACATCAACTCTCCGGATTTGAAACCGCTTCAGCTGTATTTGAAGGAACTGCTGATTCACTCCAATATCACCTATCAGGATGGGGGACATGTGCCGAACATCGATGCCGTCATGAACTCGACGCCACAGGCGATCCAAGCCGCTTCGATTCTGGTCGCGACCTTGCCGATTCTGCTCGTCTATCCATTTCTGCAGAAATACTTCGTGAAAGGGGTGTTAATTGGTTCCGTTAAAGGTTAA